A portion of the Barnesiella propionica genome contains these proteins:
- a CDS encoding cation diffusion facilitator family transporter, which translates to MAHEHHHTHEISKLNKAFIIGITLNLLFVIVEAGSGLYFGSLALLSDAGHNLSDVVSLILAMLAFRLAKIKPSGNYTYGYKKSTILVSLLNAIILLVAVGIIISESISKLRNPEAINGDAVAWVAGIGIVINAFTAYLFFKDKSKDLNIKGAYLHMAADTLVSVGVLVSGLIIRYTGWNIIDPVIGLVVSLIILISTWNLLHDSLRLSLDGVPGNVDIEKVKKLILNEPEVKGVHHLHIWAISTTQTALTAHIVVDSFAGIEDLKYRLKHRLEDANIQHATFETELPGEHCETDCCS; encoded by the coding sequence ATGGCACATGAACACCACCATACGCATGAAATAAGCAAATTGAATAAAGCTTTTATTATAGGTATAACGCTCAATCTGCTATTTGTTATTGTAGAAGCCGGCTCCGGATTATATTTCGGTTCATTGGCTCTACTCTCCGACGCCGGACATAATCTGAGCGACGTAGTAAGCCTAATCCTGGCCATGCTGGCATTCCGGCTGGCAAAAATTAAACCTTCCGGTAATTATACGTACGGATACAAAAAAAGCACGATATTGGTTTCCCTTCTAAACGCTATTATATTATTAGTGGCGGTAGGTATCATCATTTCAGAAAGTATATCAAAATTACGAAACCCCGAAGCGATAAACGGCGACGCTGTCGCATGGGTAGCCGGAATAGGCATCGTCATCAACGCTTTTACAGCCTACCTGTTCTTTAAAGATAAATCAAAAGACCTCAACATAAAAGGAGCTTATCTGCATATGGCAGCCGATACACTGGTCTCAGTAGGTGTATTGGTATCAGGTCTTATCATACGTTATACGGGCTGGAATATCATAGACCCTGTTATAGGACTGGTAGTAAGCCTTATCATTTTAATATCCACCTGGAATCTGTTGCACGACAGTTTAAGGCTCTCTTTAGACGGCGTTCCCGGCAATGTAGATATTGAAAAAGTCAAAAAGTTAATTTTGAACGAACCCGAAGTAAAAGGAGTTCATCACCTGCATATATGGGCCATTAGTACGACTCAGACCGCATTGACTGCACATATTGTCGTAGATTCGTTTGCCGGTATAGAAGATCTGAAATACCGGCTGAAACATCGGCTGGAAGATGCAAATATACAACACGCAACCTTTGAAACAGAACTGCCGGGAGAACATTGCGAAACGGATTGTTGCTCCTGA
- a CDS encoding ATP-binding protein gives MLKLTANTTDYQYSHFSVLWIIIVAFSFFILPVKARVLQDSVFTINKDYLLVVNTYTSDASWSNAVLEPIRHWAANDNRTIFIEHLNMLMIDNLAEFREVEADLFEKYSDKAPKAILLLGNSSLLLRDGLRAHWGDISIVVCTEEKYIGPDLAYIDKKPVSEKEQIPLIELADSYNMTVIQSEMFLQDNISLMRRMIPDMKKVILIGDGRYINQQLDYDLRNLLMRSYPDMKYDFFSAMDMTKEELLHRLNNIDPVTTGVLFSSWFNKSHYAGSTLLTTNSFQDITNVSVPVFALQQASMNNNGIIGGYFYDKQTFQSWLQQTLENVLEGKQARDIPFYIPTDAIPTFSYPVLLFKGFTVEQCPPGSVFLERPRSFWERNKYFIIFGGVLSALLLLFLFIYQHNRIHVLKVLNEERKQKLETNKELAKLFEDMPIGYSKGKLERNEDGKIIDVEITRMNGRFIHSLVGEGKQLEGLKLSELFGTDFQVFLHFLHLMDAQHKTITYSQYFSAVKKYVGVFITDATQSDYIDVYYINTTDLHITQQKLNETNHKLAMALDVASIIPWNWDLNNHTITCDINHPVKSGSENTVSGEEDRLVVPESQYFEKIHKEDRKRVEKAYLDLMTGCVDKVREEYRIVNSTGCGFTLDWVEACATVGERDEKGCPQMLVGSLLIITQRKKMEMELIDARDKAEESNRLKSAFLANMSHEIRTPLNAIVGFSEMLGSVEEVEEREEYVRIIENNNDLLLQLIGDILDLSKIESGTLEFVEAPQEITSLLKDMVCSLQKRADKKHLVITLEKYLPECFTLIDRNRLNQVLTNLIVNAIKFTSTGGIDVGYTLQEDGMLRFYVTDTGCGIPKEKRQEIFNRFVKLNNFEQGTGLGLPITQMIVNRMGGEIGLDSEPGKGTTFWFTIPYREVKRGQIDLPERSMLQVCSDQITMLIAEDDASNYKLFETILRKDYRILHAWNGKEAVELFEEYHPHIVLMDINMPVMDGYQAAEEIRKISAEVPILAVTAYAYASDENRILSYGFDGYTSKPINAGALRLKINELIKSRLMLMF, from the coding sequence ATGTTAAAATTAACTGCGAATACGACTGATTATCAATATTCTCATTTTTCTGTTTTGTGGATAATTATAGTCGCATTTTCTTTTTTTATCCTGCCGGTTAAGGCCCGGGTATTACAAGACAGTGTTTTTACAATTAATAAAGACTATTTGTTGGTTGTAAATACTTATACTTCGGATGCATCCTGGAGTAATGCTGTTTTGGAGCCGATACGGCATTGGGCTGCAAACGATAACCGGACTATTTTTATTGAACATCTGAATATGCTGATGATTGATAATCTGGCTGAATTTCGTGAAGTGGAAGCCGATTTATTTGAAAAATATAGTGACAAAGCTCCTAAGGCTATTCTACTATTGGGTAATTCTTCCTTATTGCTCAGGGACGGCTTACGTGCGCACTGGGGAGATATCTCTATCGTCGTATGTACAGAAGAAAAATATATAGGACCGGATTTGGCATATATTGATAAGAAACCTGTTTCGGAAAAAGAGCAAATTCCGCTTATTGAACTTGCTGATTCATATAATATGACGGTTATCCAGTCCGAAATGTTTTTACAGGATAATATTTCTTTAATGCGGCGTATGATTCCGGATATGAAAAAAGTGATCTTGATCGGTGACGGCCGTTATATCAACCAACAGCTTGACTATGATTTAAGAAATCTTTTAATGCGCTCATATCCAGATATGAAGTACGATTTTTTTTCGGCTATGGATATGACAAAGGAGGAGTTGCTTCACCGGCTGAACAATATTGACCCTGTAACAACAGGAGTGTTATTTTCTTCTTGGTTCAATAAATCGCACTATGCCGGGAGTACTTTACTCACAACTAATTCATTTCAGGATATAACGAACGTTTCTGTACCGGTTTTTGCCCTTCAACAGGCTTCGATGAACAATAATGGTATTATAGGAGGTTATTTTTATGATAAACAAACTTTTCAATCATGGCTGCAACAAACATTAGAAAATGTGTTGGAGGGAAAGCAGGCGAGAGATATTCCGTTTTATATTCCTACCGATGCTATCCCTACATTTAGTTATCCTGTTTTGTTGTTTAAAGGGTTTACCGTTGAGCAATGTCCTCCGGGAAGTGTTTTTTTGGAACGTCCTCGTTCGTTTTGGGAACGTAACAAGTATTTTATAATTTTCGGAGGAGTGTTGTCGGCTCTGTTACTTTTGTTTTTGTTTATTTATCAACATAACCGCATTCATGTTCTGAAAGTCCTTAATGAAGAGCGTAAACAAAAACTGGAAACTAATAAAGAGCTGGCTAAGTTGTTTGAAGATATGCCAATTGGTTATTCGAAAGGGAAATTAGAGCGAAACGAGGATGGCAAGATTATTGATGTGGAGATTACACGTATGAACGGACGGTTTATCCATAGCCTTGTCGGAGAAGGGAAGCAGTTAGAGGGATTAAAATTGAGCGAGCTTTTCGGGACAGATTTTCAGGTATTTCTTCATTTTTTGCATTTGATGGATGCGCAACATAAGACCATTACTTATTCGCAATATTTTTCGGCTGTGAAAAAGTATGTGGGGGTTTTTATAACGGATGCTACACAGTCGGACTATATTGATGTCTACTATATCAATACGACTGATTTGCATATAACCCAGCAAAAACTTAATGAAACAAACCATAAGTTGGCTATGGCTCTTGATGTAGCCAGCATTATTCCTTGGAATTGGGATTTGAACAATCATACAATTACATGTGATATAAATCATCCGGTGAAATCGGGGAGTGAAAATACGGTTTCAGGTGAAGAAGATCGGTTAGTAGTACCCGAATCACAGTATTTTGAAAAGATCCACAAGGAAGATCGGAAACGTGTAGAAAAAGCTTATTTGGATCTTATGACGGGATGTGTAGATAAGGTCCGGGAGGAGTACAGGATAGTTAACAGTACAGGATGTGGTTTCACATTGGATTGGGTTGAGGCTTGTGCGACTGTGGGAGAACGGGATGAAAAGGGGTGTCCGCAAATGTTGGTTGGTTCGTTGTTGATTATTACGCAACGAAAAAAAATGGAAATGGAGTTGATCGATGCCCGTGATAAGGCTGAAGAGTCCAATCGTCTAAAATCGGCTTTTCTCGCGAATATGAGCCATGAAATCCGAACTCCGCTTAATGCTATTGTCGGTTTTTCGGAGATGCTTGGCAGTGTGGAAGAGGTTGAAGAGCGCGAGGAATATGTACGCATTATTGAGAACAATAATGATTTATTGCTTCAATTGATCGGAGATATTCTTGACTTATCTAAAATAGAATCGGGAACGTTGGAGTTTGTAGAAGCACCGCAAGAGATAACTTCTTTGCTGAAAGATATGGTCTGCTCGTTACAAAAACGGGCGGATAAAAAACATCTGGTCATAACTTTGGAAAAGTACTTGCCTGAGTGTTTTACTTTAATTGACCGTAACCGACTTAATCAGGTGCTTACTAATCTTATTGTTAATGCCATTAAATTTACCAGTACGGGCGGAATCGATGTTGGCTACACTTTACAGGAAGACGGTATGTTGCGTTTTTATGTTACAGATACGGGGTGCGGTATTCCTAAGGAAAAACGACAGGAGATTTTTAACCGTTTTGTCAAATTGAATAATTTTGAGCAAGGAACCGGCTTGGGACTGCCTATTACTCAGATGATAGTAAATAGAATGGGAGGTGAGATCGGTTTGGATTCGGAACCGGGAAAAGGAACTACTTTTTGGTTCACTATTCCTTATCGTGAAGTGAAAAGAGGTCAAATCGATTTACCGGAACGATCTATGTTACAAGTGTGCTCAGATCAAATTACGATGCTTATTGCCGAAGATGATGCCAGTAATTATAAATTGTTCGAAACTATTCTCAGGAAAGACTATCGTATATTACATGCCTGGAACGGAAAAGAAGCGGTAGAATTGTTTGAAGAATATCATCCCCATATTGTATTAATGGATATTAATATGCCTGTGATGGATGGTTATCAGGCAGCAGAAGAAATACGCAAAATATCTGCAGAGGTTCCTATTTTGGCCGTTACAGCTTATGCATACGCTTCGGATGAAAATCGTATTCTCAGTTATGGCTTTGACGGTTATACTTCGAAACCGATAAATGCCGGAGCTTTGCGCTTAAAAATTAATGAATTAATAAAAAGCCGGTTAATGCTGATGTTTTAG
- a CDS encoding helix-turn-helix domain-containing protein — protein MSDNFHIYTDISHIPAKEYETYLEEGFSGICTGGSAVIEVFSVCRQIVKNDLVTILPLQLVSVRDISDDFSMTFFKVDKVMFLDIMSGLGRITTDFFFYMRKNFQYHLSDSDTKRFLGFCRVIDFRGNNDDPAFQRETILHLLRIYYWDFYVHFQTKASDKKKSLSNSNKENIAFRFSMLVSEHYKEHREIAFYADKLCISPLYLTKVIQEMRGQSAHEVIIDYVIVEIKNLLRDTNLDIKDIVRRIGFANQSSLSRFFRQHTGLSPSEYRRTIHII, from the coding sequence ATGAGTGATAATTTTCATATATATACTGATATATCACATATTCCGGCAAAAGAATATGAGACGTATCTGGAGGAAGGTTTTAGCGGAATATGTACAGGTGGTTCCGCCGTTATAGAAGTTTTCTCGGTTTGTCGCCAGATAGTTAAAAATGACCTTGTGACTATTTTGCCGTTGCAACTGGTATCTGTCCGTGATATCAGTGATGATTTTTCCATGACATTTTTTAAAGTCGATAAAGTTATGTTTCTGGACATTATGAGTGGATTGGGGAGGATCACTACCGACTTCTTTTTTTATATGCGGAAGAATTTTCAGTACCATTTGAGCGATAGCGATACTAAAAGATTTCTTGGGTTTTGCCGTGTAATCGATTTTCGGGGGAACAATGACGATCCTGCTTTTCAACGTGAAACTATTTTACATTTGTTACGTATTTATTATTGGGATTTTTATGTTCATTTTCAGACGAAAGCAAGTGATAAAAAAAAATCTCTCTCTAATTCCAATAAGGAAAATATCGCTTTTAGATTTTCTATGTTGGTTTCTGAACATTATAAAGAACATAGAGAGATCGCTTTTTATGCCGACAAATTGTGCATATCTCCTCTATACCTGACAAAGGTTATACAGGAAATGAGAGGACAGTCGGCCCATGAAGTAATCATAGATTACGTGATTGTAGAAATAAAGAACCTTCTTCGGGATACAAATCTTGATATAAAGGATATTGTCCGGAGAATCGGTTTTGCGAATCAGTCATCGTTAAGCCGTTTTTTTCGGCAGCATACGGGTTTGTCTCCTTCGGAATATAGGCGTACCATCCACATTATATAA
- the msrA gene encoding peptide-methionine (S)-S-oxide reductase MsrA, which translates to MKQEKKKMEDRSVVYFAGGCFWGTEHFMKQIRGVEKTEVGYANSNIANPTYEQVCTGKTGAAETVKVVYDPHTVKLSLLLDLYFKTIDPTSLNKQGNDRGTQYRTGVFYTDKADLPVIESVIKSLSRKYNKPIVTEVKPIINFYPAEGYHQKYLDKNPGGYCHINPELFKLAREANSRPVYKKPDDATLRTILSAEEYAVTQKNATEPAFRNKYWNEKRDGIYVDVTTGEPLFVSTDKFDSGCGWPSFSKPINNALLNEKMDLSHGMTRVEVRSKTGDAHLGHVFTDGPRDKGGLRYCINSASLKFIPREKMKEEGYGDYLYLLDK; encoded by the coding sequence ATGAAACAGGAGAAAAAGAAAATGGAAGATAGAAGTGTGGTTTATTTTGCAGGCGGTTGTTTCTGGGGAACCGAGCATTTTATGAAACAGATCCGGGGAGTCGAAAAAACAGAAGTCGGCTATGCAAACAGTAATATAGCAAATCCTACCTATGAACAGGTATGTACCGGTAAGACAGGGGCTGCAGAAACGGTAAAGGTCGTTTATGACCCCCATACTGTGAAATTGAGTTTATTACTCGACCTTTATTTCAAAACTATCGATCCCACCAGTCTCAATAAGCAAGGGAACGATAGAGGTACACAATACAGAACCGGAGTTTTTTATACCGATAAAGCAGACCTGCCTGTGATAGAATCGGTGATAAAATCTTTGTCCCGTAAATATAATAAACCTATTGTGACGGAAGTAAAACCGATTATTAATTTCTATCCTGCGGAAGGTTATCACCAGAAATATCTGGATAAAAATCCGGGCGGTTATTGCCATATAAATCCGGAACTTTTCAAACTTGCCCGGGAAGCCAATTCCCGGCCGGTCTATAAGAAACCAGATGATGCGACATTACGTACTATTTTATCTGCAGAAGAATATGCTGTAACACAAAAAAATGCTACGGAACCGGCTTTCCGCAATAAATATTGGAATGAAAAGCGGGATGGGATATACGTGGACGTGACTACGGGGGAACCTTTATTTGTTTCCACCGATAAATTCGATTCCGGTTGCGGGTGGCCCAGTTTTTCCAAACCTATAAATAATGCACTGTTGAATGAAAAAATGGATTTGTCTCACGGGATGACTCGTGTTGAGGTGAGGAGTAAAACGGGAGATGCTCATTTAGGACATGTATTTACCGACGGCCCGAGAGATAAAGGCGGTTTGCGTTATTGTATCAATAGTGCTTCATTGAAGTTCATCCCGAGAGAAAAGATGAAAGAAGAGGGATACGGCGATTATTTATATTTGTTGGATAAGTAG
- a CDS encoding helix-turn-helix domain-containing protein produces MEYHFSTPLKGNISLSSNFNENKVLQKDKSLYKFIWVQNGSLTLEVDHVIMTLEQDEIIPLTPLHHIAFKEINGDYLTLLFNSNFYCIFGHDNEVSCNGFLFNGTSDIMRLRLTLEQKEILLDITSKFRNEYLIKDNLQEEMLRILLKRFIISCTRFAREKFSINHEKEKSFDIIRQFFVLVDNHFKEKKQVQDYAEMLHRSPKTLTNLFSSYGFSSPLRIIHERTEAEAKRLLLYSTKSAKEIAEILGFEDLASFSRFFKNMTGESISDFRKKEKRE; encoded by the coding sequence ATGGAATATCATTTTTCAACCCCTCTCAAAGGGAACATATCGTTATCTTCCAATTTTAACGAAAATAAAGTTTTGCAAAAAGATAAAAGCCTGTATAAATTTATCTGGGTACAAAACGGCAGTCTGACACTGGAAGTAGACCACGTGATTATGACATTGGAGCAAGACGAGATCATTCCCCTCACTCCGTTGCACCACATCGCATTTAAAGAAATAAACGGAGACTATCTCACACTTCTTTTCAACAGCAATTTCTACTGTATTTTCGGGCACGACAATGAGGTCTCATGCAACGGTTTCCTTTTCAATGGCACGTCCGATATCATGCGCCTTCGATTAACACTGGAACAAAAAGAAATATTACTGGATATAACATCCAAATTCAGAAATGAATATCTTATTAAAGATAATCTGCAGGAAGAAATGCTGCGCATCCTGTTGAAACGCTTTATTATCAGTTGTACCCGTTTTGCCCGGGAAAAATTCTCGATTAACCATGAAAAAGAAAAAAGTTTCGATATCATCCGTCAGTTCTTTGTTCTGGTAGATAACCATTTCAAAGAAAAAAAGCAAGTACAGGATTATGCCGAAATGCTTCACCGTTCTCCTAAAACCTTAACCAATCTGTTTTCTTCTTATGGTTTTTCATCTCCGCTAAGAATTATTCACGAACGAACCGAAGCCGAAGCAAAACGTTTACTGCTATATAGTACAAAAAGCGCCAAAGAAATTGCGGAGATTCTGGGCTTTGAAGACTTGGCTTCTTTCAGCCGTTTTTTCAAAAATATGACGGGAGAAAGCATTTCCGATTTCAGAAAAAAAGAAAAACGGGAATAA
- a CDS encoding FAD-dependent oxidoreductase: protein MKEFDAIIIGFGKGGKTLASDLANRGWKVAMVEKSEKMYGGTCINIGCIPTKVLVHQAKLADLRKKDSFENKKEFYRKAIEKKDKITSLLRNNNFHKLDDKKNITVYTGTGSFASPETVNVKTEKGTLLLKAPYIFINTGAETVIPPIEGIKENPFIYTSTEIMELTELPERLVIIGGGYIGLEFASIYASFGSQVTVLEGYTELLPREDRDIAESVKTVLEKKGILFKMGAKVNSFHNTGNEVIISYTNTRENAGYTLKADAVLLATGRRPNTKELNLEAAGVKVNEQGAIIVDELLRTTTPSIRVMGDVKGGLQFTYISLDDYRIIRDDLFGDQRRRTTGREPVSYSVFIDPPLSHIGLNEQEARKSGKNILVNKFTVSSIPRAKTVDAEDGMLKAVIDADTHEILGCTLFCPESSEVINTVSLAMKAGLDSTFLHNFIFTHPSMSEALNDLFS from the coding sequence ATGAAAGAGTTCGATGCTATCATTATAGGATTTGGGAAAGGAGGGAAAACTCTCGCCTCCGATCTGGCAAACAGGGGATGGAAGGTCGCCATGGTGGAAAAATCCGAAAAAATGTACGGAGGCACATGTATCAATATCGGTTGTATACCGACCAAAGTACTGGTACACCAGGCAAAACTTGCCGATTTGAGGAAAAAAGACTCTTTCGAAAATAAGAAAGAATTTTATCGGAAAGCCATAGAAAAAAAAGACAAGATAACTTCTTTACTCCGAAACAATAACTTTCATAAACTGGACGACAAGAAAAACATAACAGTCTATACGGGAACAGGAAGTTTCGCATCTCCCGAAACCGTAAATGTAAAAACAGAAAAAGGGACATTGCTGTTGAAAGCGCCGTACATTTTCATTAATACAGGAGCCGAAACCGTTATACCACCCATAGAAGGAATAAAAGAAAATCCGTTCATATATACCAGTACAGAGATCATGGAACTTACTGAGCTTCCGGAAAGACTGGTGATCATAGGAGGCGGATATATCGGACTGGAATTTGCATCCATATATGCATCTTTCGGCTCCCAGGTCACAGTACTGGAAGGCTATACCGAACTCTTGCCCAGAGAAGACAGAGACATCGCCGAAAGTGTAAAAACAGTCCTGGAAAAAAAAGGAATATTATTTAAAATGGGGGCAAAAGTAAATTCTTTCCATAACACCGGAAACGAAGTTATCATATCATATACCAATACACGGGAAAATGCAGGTTACACATTAAAAGCGGACGCCGTACTGCTGGCAACGGGCCGAAGACCGAACACGAAAGAACTTAATCTGGAAGCAGCCGGAGTAAAAGTAAATGAACAAGGAGCTATCATAGTGGACGAATTACTGAGAACGACAACTCCCAGTATCAGGGTGATGGGCGATGTAAAAGGAGGATTGCAATTCACTTATATATCTCTTGATGACTATCGTATCATAAGGGACGACTTGTTCGGTGATCAAAGAAGAAGAACTACCGGCAGGGAACCTGTCAGCTACTCGGTATTCATAGACCCTCCTTTATCTCATATCGGATTGAACGAGCAAGAAGCCAGAAAAAGCGGTAAGAATATTCTGGTAAACAAATTCACGGTTTCTTCGATTCCCCGTGCAAAAACAGTGGATGCTGAAGACGGAATGCTGAAGGCAGTGATAGATGCTGATACTCATGAAATTTTGGGATGTACGCTCTTTTGCCCCGAATCCAGTGAAGTGATAAACACAGTCTCATTAGCCATGAAAGCCGGGCTGGATTCTACATTTTTACATAATTTTATTTTCACACACCCCAGTATGAGTGAAGCTCTCAATGATTTATTCTCCTAA
- a CDS encoding DUF417 family protein — protein sequence MTTKAKHLFFSLLRITASSQKLGIDLIRIAILIIFVWIGGLKFYNYEAEGIVPFVANSPFMSFFYAKDAPEYKDYKLKEGEYNEVKHEWHVQNHTYAFSHGLGILIITIGLLVFLGIFSPELGFAGAILAIIMTLGTLSFLITTPEVWVPDLGSGEYGFPLLTGAGRLVIKDTAILAGSVVVLSESAQRLLKKYFNK from the coding sequence ATGACAACAAAAGCAAAACACCTGTTTTTTTCTCTTCTAAGAATTACCGCTTCGTCACAGAAACTGGGAATTGATCTTATCCGCATTGCTATCCTTATCATTTTTGTATGGATAGGCGGACTTAAGTTTTACAATTATGAAGCCGAAGGCATCGTACCTTTCGTAGCGAACAGTCCTTTTATGAGCTTTTTCTATGCTAAAGATGCCCCGGAATACAAAGACTACAAACTGAAAGAAGGAGAATATAACGAAGTCAAACACGAATGGCATGTACAAAACCATACATATGCATTTTCCCACGGACTCGGCATCCTCATTATAACCATAGGATTGTTGGTATTCTTAGGTATATTCTCTCCCGAATTAGGCTTTGCAGGTGCTATCCTGGCCATTATCATGACATTAGGAACGCTATCTTTTCTTATTACAACACCCGAAGTCTGGGTTCCCGATTTAGGGAGCGGAGAATACGGATTCCCTCTATTGACAGGAGCCGGGCGATTAGTTATTAAAGATACGGCCATACTGGCGGGCAGCGTAGTTGTACTTTCAGAATCGGCACAAAGATTATTGAAAAAATATTTTAATAAATAA